A portion of the Clostridia bacterium genome contains these proteins:
- the amrA gene encoding AmmeMemoRadiSam system protein A, whose amino-acid sequence MAAIVPHPPVMVEEVGRGEELRVQATRDSMKTLAGNLAQLQPDTLVVITPHGALFSDAITMPAQDTLAGDLGRFRAPQVRLEYERDRELAELLYRCAWERNIPTHHLEPDLARRYGISPQLDHGIVAPLSFFRHLEPKPRLLQVNMGLFGRERLYEFGIAMQEAIKQSSRRVAVIASSDLSHRVTPDAPAGYDPRGQEFDLALKGLLEAFDVPGILAIPEELREAAGECGYRAIVMALGALDGYEVDHRVLSYEAPFGVGYLVARFIPGSPAEKRKLLDWLLQERQARRAARKQAESPVVQLARQSLEHYYDTGKMLRDTEIKLPPDLPPRAGVFVSLKKDGQLRGCIGTTALTTPSLRDEIIANALKAALEDPRFEPVERDELDELTISVDVLGQPEPVAGLADLDPQQYGVIVSSGGKRGLLLPALEGVNTAEQQVEICRRKAGIGPREPVKLERFTVTRFT is encoded by the coding sequence ATGGCGGCTATTGTACCTCACCCGCCGGTCATGGTGGAGGAAGTGGGACGGGGTGAAGAGTTGAGAGTGCAGGCAACCCGGGACAGCATGAAGACCTTGGCCGGGAACCTGGCACAGCTGCAGCCGGACACTCTGGTGGTCATTACGCCCCATGGAGCCCTGTTCTCCGACGCTATTACCATGCCGGCTCAAGATACCCTGGCGGGGGATTTGGGGCGGTTTCGCGCCCCTCAGGTCCGGCTGGAGTACGAAAGGGACCGGGAACTGGCGGAGCTTCTTTATCGCTGCGCTTGGGAGCGGAACATACCCACCCATCATTTGGAGCCGGACCTGGCCCGAAGGTACGGGATCAGCCCCCAGCTGGATCACGGCATTGTGGCGCCGCTGTCTTTCTTCCGGCATTTGGAGCCGAAACCGCGGCTGCTGCAGGTGAACATGGGGCTCTTTGGCCGGGAACGGCTGTACGAGTTTGGCATCGCCATGCAAGAGGCCATCAAGCAATCCTCCCGCCGGGTGGCGGTGATTGCCAGCAGCGACCTGTCCCACCGGGTGACGCCGGATGCGCCGGCAGGATACGATCCCCGTGGGCAGGAATTCGACCTGGCCCTCAAGGGGCTGCTGGAAGCCTTTGACGTGCCGGGTATTCTGGCGATACCTGAGGAACTACGGGAAGCGGCGGGAGAATGCGGTTACCGGGCCATTGTCATGGCTTTAGGTGCCCTGGACGGTTACGAAGTGGACCACCGGGTGCTCTCCTACGAGGCTCCTTTTGGCGTGGGTTACCTGGTGGCGCGGTTTATACCCGGCTCCCCTGCTGAGAAGCGTAAGCTGCTGGACTGGCTCTTGCAGGAACGGCAGGCCAGGCGCGCCGCCAGAAAGCAGGCGGAATCGCCGGTGGTGCAGCTGGCGCGGCAAAGCCTGGAGCATTATTACGACACGGGTAAGATGCTCCGGGATACGGAGATTAAGCTGCCCCCTGATTTACCGCCCCGGGCCGGTGTCTTTGTTTCTTTGAAAAAGGACGGGCAGCTGCGGGGGTGTATCGGCACCACCGCCCTGACGACACCGAGTTTAAGAGACGAGATCATCGCCAACGCCCTGAAGGCGGCGTTGGAGGATCCCCGGTTTGAACCGGTGGAAAGGGATGAGCTGGATGAACTGACCATTTCCGTGGACGTACTGGGGCAGCCGGAGCCGGTGGCCGGCCTGGCGGATTTGGACCCCCAGCAATACGGTGTCATCGTCAGCAGCGGCGGCAAGCGGGGGTTGTTACTGCCGGCCCTGGAAGGGGTCAATACCGCTGAGCAGCAGGTGGAGATTTGCCGGCGGAAAGCAGGTATTGGACCCCGGGAGCCGGTGAAACTGGAACGGTTTACGGTCACCCGTTTTACATAG
- the amrS gene encoding AmmeMemoRadiSam system radical SAM enzyme: protein MREALWYRSVGDQRTVCSLCPHHCRLAPGQAGLCRVRYNRNGMLYTRNYGLCTQPVLDPMEKKPLYHFYPGSSILSVGTLGCNFRCKFCQNWQLAHGDPVLFQVKPEELAELAVRAKEHGCAGIAYTYSEPTVWYEFVLETARLIHEQGLKNVLVTNGFMAAEPFEELLPYIDALNIDVKGFNREFYQKTVGGDYRPVLDRAKQAHRAGKHVEITTLLVPGLNDGEEEIEALVTWLATELGAEVPLHLSRYVPHYRLELPPTPGETLLKAKEIAGQKLHHVYLGNAPELGGSPTYCPQCRRPVIERKGFWVVKTVLEKNACGYCGYTLNIVVKS from the coding sequence ATGCGTGAAGCTCTGTGGTACCGCTCCGTGGGAGACCAAAGAACGGTTTGCTCCCTGTGCCCCCATCACTGCCGGCTGGCCCCGGGGCAAGCGGGCCTGTGCCGGGTGCGGTACAACCGGAACGGGATGCTCTATACCCGCAATTACGGCCTGTGTACCCAGCCGGTGCTGGATCCCATGGAGAAAAAACCTTTGTATCATTTTTATCCCGGCAGCTCCATTTTGTCCGTGGGAACCCTGGGCTGCAATTTCCGGTGCAAGTTTTGTCAAAACTGGCAATTGGCCCACGGCGATCCGGTCCTGTTTCAGGTGAAGCCGGAAGAACTGGCGGAGCTGGCGGTGCGGGCCAAAGAACATGGTTGCGCCGGCATTGCCTACACTTATTCGGAACCCACCGTCTGGTATGAATTTGTGTTGGAAACTGCCAGGTTGATCCATGAGCAAGGTTTAAAGAATGTACTGGTGACCAACGGCTTTATGGCGGCGGAGCCTTTCGAGGAACTGCTCCCCTATATCGATGCCCTCAATATTGATGTCAAAGGGTTCAACCGGGAATTCTATCAAAAGACGGTGGGTGGGGATTACCGGCCGGTACTCGACAGAGCCAAACAAGCTCACCGGGCGGGCAAACATGTGGAGATCACCACCCTGCTGGTGCCGGGCTTGAACGACGGGGAAGAGGAAATTGAGGCGCTGGTGACCTGGTTGGCAACGGAGTTGGGGGCGGAGGTACCCCTGCACTTGTCCCGCTATGTACCTCATTACCGGTTGGAACTCCCGCCCACGCCTGGGGAAACCTTGCTCAAAGCGAAAGAAATTGCCGGGCAAAAACTCCACCATGTATACCTGGGCAACGCCCCTGAACTGGGAGGGTCTCCTACCTACTGTCCCCAGTGTCGCCGGCCCGTCATTGAAAGAAAGGGTTTTTGGGTCGTGAAGACCGTTCTTGAGAAAAATGCTTGCGGGTATTGTGGCTACACCCTGAATATCGTTGTTAAGTCTTGA
- a CDS encoding aminopeptidase, with protein MHGLAQAARVVLADCLGVKGNENVLVVIDEPLRAVGEALWAQARELGAEAVLMEMLPRESNGQEPPAMVAQAMLAAGAVVLATSKSLSHTKARKEANNRGARVASMPGITAEAMARTLQGVDEGLKARARRYAALLRDAREVRLTTPAGTDLTFSIEGRPATADGGDLSFPGAFGNLPAGEAFVAPVEGTAEGRLVIDGSMAGIGLLTQPIRIQVEQGTAVRITGGQEAARLEALLAPHGEKARNIAELGIGLNEFARITGLVLEDEKAMGTVHIALGDNSTFGGQVEVPSHLDGVILKPTLWLDGQKVIENGKLLVE; from the coding sequence TTGCACGGTTTAGCACAGGCAGCCAGGGTGGTGCTGGCTGATTGTTTAGGCGTCAAAGGAAACGAGAACGTATTGGTTGTCATCGATGAACCCCTGCGCGCCGTTGGGGAGGCCCTGTGGGCGCAAGCCCGGGAACTGGGGGCGGAAGCGGTCCTGATGGAGATGCTCCCCAGGGAGTCCAACGGCCAAGAACCGCCGGCCATGGTGGCCCAGGCGATGCTGGCGGCCGGTGCCGTGGTCCTGGCTACTTCCAAATCCCTCTCCCACACCAAAGCCAGGAAAGAAGCCAATAACCGCGGCGCCAGGGTGGCTTCCATGCCCGGCATCACGGCCGAAGCCATGGCCCGGACCTTGCAAGGGGTAGATGAAGGGTTAAAAGCCAGGGCCCGGCGGTATGCCGCCCTGTTAAGGGACGCCAGGGAGGTGCGCCTTACCACCCCGGCCGGCACGGATTTAACTTTCTCCATTGAGGGACGGCCGGCGACAGCGGATGGAGGAGACTTGTCCTTTCCCGGGGCCTTCGGCAATTTGCCTGCCGGCGAAGCCTTTGTGGCGCCGGTGGAAGGCACCGCTGAGGGCAGGCTGGTTATAGACGGGTCCATGGCCGGGATTGGGTTGCTCACCCAGCCCATCCGCATCCAAGTGGAGCAGGGGACGGCGGTGCGCATCACCGGGGGGCAGGAAGCGGCCCGGCTGGAAGCACTGCTGGCTCCCCACGGGGAAAAGGCGAGGAATATTGCGGAACTGGGCATCGGCTTAAATGAGTTTGCCCGGATCACCGGCCTGGTGCTGGAGGACGAAAAAGCCATGGGTACGGTGCACATTGCCCTGGGCGACAACAGCACCTTTGGGGGGCAGGTGGAAGTGCCCAGTCATTTGGACGGCGTCATCCTCAAACCCACCCTCTGGCTGGATGGGCAAAAGGTCATCGAAAACGGGAAACTCCTGGTGGAATAG